GGCATTGCAAAAACGACCACATGGTCGCCCGGCTGTATATGTGTATCCCCGGTAGCCACAAATCCTGATTTTCCCCGGATAACACCTCCGATAATTGCATTTTTGGGGAAATTTATATCATAAAGAGGTGCTTCAATGATTTTTGACCGGGGAGAAGCGACAAATTCCAATGCTTCCGCGTCCGTCCGGGCCAGGTGTTTGATCATCGAAACCGTTCCGGACAATGTATACCGATAGATATGTGCTGCTGCGATCAGTTTTTTATTAATGATGGTATCGATTCCTAGCTTTTCCGCCAGATTGATATAGTCCAGATTTTCTATTTCGGCTATGGTATGCCTTACTCCCATATTTTTTGCCAGTAAACAAGACAGTATATTAGCTTCGGAATCGCCTGTTACCGCAATAAAGACATCGGTATTTCTAAGACCTTCATCCAGCAGCAGATCGACCTGAGTGCCGTCTCCATGGATAATCAAGGCATTATGAAGGATGTCCGATAAATAATATGCTTTTTCCCGGTCGGATTCAAATATCTTGATCCGGTATCTTTTCCCCAGTTCCTTAGCGATTAGTCTTCCGATATGGCTTCCCCCCAGGATCATCACCTGATTCAATTCACCCTGGTTTTGTCCGGAGTGTTTCAGGATACTTTTGATCCCGGAAGTGTTGGTCACGACATATACCAGATCATCTGCTTTAAACCTGAATTCTTCATGCGGAATAATGGTCTCTCCTTCCCGTAAGACTGCAACCGCCCTGTACTCCATTTCGTAGATATTGGAAGCCTCACCGGGACTTTTGCCTACAATGGGTGCATTTTTCTCCATCCGGACAGCCAACATGGATAGCCTTCCTCCTGAAAAATCGACAATATTGGTCACCCCGGCCTGATGCAATACATTAGTCACCTCACGGGTTGCCACTTTTTCAGGATATACCATCGAATCGATCCCCAAACCGGAAAACATATCCCTGTTTTCATGGCTGATCAGTTCATTATCACTTACCCGTACTACCGTTAATTTCGCACCCAGCTTTTTGGCAATTATAGCAGACACGATATTGGTATCATCCGACGGAGTTACGGCGACAAATAAATCCGCCTTATCGGCACCAGCTTCCAGAAGAAGGCTTTTGGAAGTAACATTTCCTTCAAGTGTCAAAAGATCATAAGATGCAGACAAATCCTGCAAACGTTCTTCCTCCGAATCAATAATGACAATCTCATGATTCTCAAGGCTCAACATTTTTGCCAGATGAGTACCTACTTCACCTGCGCCTGCTACTACAATTCGCATAATATCAATTAATTAATCAACCCTTAATAGGGTCTGAAAATCAAAGCAAAGTAATGTATAATTTTCGATATCGGCAACGTTTTTCCCTGTTAAAACCAAATAACCATCCATCTGCTTATTGATTATTTTCGGTATCTTTGTTCCCTTAATACAATTAAAAATGATCGAGTTTGAACGTTTCGAATTACCGAACGGATTGCGGATACTGGTACATGAAGACAATTCAACACCGCTGGCAGCTTTTAACCTGATGTATGATGTCGGATCACGTGATGAGGATCCGAATAAAACGGGATTTGCCCATCTTTTTGAACATCTGATGTTCGGAGGCTCCGTTCATATCCCTGACTTCGACGGGGAAATGCAGAAAGCGGGAGGTGAAAACAATGCTTTTACCAGCAATGACATCACCAATTACTATTGTACCTTACCTGCCGAAAATATTGAAACGGCATTCTGGCTCGAATCGGATCGTATGTTGCAATTGGATTTCAGCGAACGAAGCCTTGAAGTTCAACGACAGGTAGTGATTGAAGAATTCCGGCAGCGTTATCTGAATCAACCGTATGGTGATATCTGGTTACTGTTGCGTCCTGAAGCATACCATGTTCACCCATACCGGTGGCCGACTATCGGAATGGACATAGAGCACATCCGGCAGGCAACCCTGGATGATGTCCGGTCGTTTTTTTATAGAAATTATGCTCCCAAAAATGCTGTATTGTCCGTAGCAGGAAATATCAAAACGGAACAGGTCAGGAAGCTGGCCGAAAAGTGGTTTTCCCCGATTGAACGACGTGAAATCCCTATAAGGAATTTACCGCAGGAACCTGTTCAAATTGACCCGGGAACCCTCTCCGTAACAAGGAATGTTCCGACAGACGCCATATATAAAGTATTCCATATAGATGGCTTATATACACCCGGATACTATTGCGGGGATATGATCACGGACATACTGGCTTCGGGAAAATCCGCCAGATTTTATCAACGGCTGGTCAAGGAAAAACAGATGTTCAGTGAAATAAACGCTTACATTACAGGAGATGCTGATCCCGGATTACTCGTCGTATATGGAAAGCCCATGCCCGGAATTTCCCTTGAAAAATCCGACACCGCTATTCAGATAGAATTAGATGAACTATCCTCGACCCTTCTTCCTTCTAAAGAAATCCAAAAATTAAAAAATAAATTTGAATCGGCTTTTATCCTGAATCATACGAGTATCCTCAATAAGGCCATCAACCTTTGCCGTCATGAACTGATCGACGATGCATCCGCATTGAATAAGGAGGTAGAGACATACCGGTCCCTTTCAGAAAAAGACATAAAGGAATATTCCGCCAAAACCTTCAGGAATGAGAACAGTACCACTTTATATTACCAGAAACAGGCAGCCGTTTAAAACTTTATTTTCCGGTTGACGGGTTACTGCGTACCAGGGAAGTATATACACCCAGGGCGCATACTACTGTAAGAATGCCGAAAGTATAACGCAGGCATTTCATAAATAACGGATAAACATCTGCAGTAATTTGTGTTTTCCCGATAAAAATGGAGATCATCATCATGGTAATTCCCATACTGATCGACTGTCCGGTCAGCCGCATAGTACCGGTAGTTGCCGAAGCCATACCCAGAAAGCGTGTTTCCACCGATCCCATAATTACATTCACGTTGGGCGATGAGAAAAGCCCAAAACCCACTCCCAAAAACAGAAGGATCAAGATCAAATATCCTATGTGCGTATCCGGCTGAAGAAAAAGCATGGCCAACAGGCAAAGTACAATGACCGCCATCCCAAGCGTAGCTATCTTTCCGGCATTTACCTTATCCGACCATCTCCCGGCCAGCGGAGAGATAATGGTTTGTATGATCGGCTGTGCGATCAGTATGAATCCGGCTTTTTGCGCATCGAACCCTTTGATATACTGCAGATACAGGCTCAACATAAAACCAATGGCAAATGTTGCGGCATAATTGATCAACGCAGCAAAAGACGACATACGGAATACACGGTTGCTCAAAAACATATTCATGTTGAACATGGGTGTATCCCGCCGTTTTTCATAATGGGTAAAAAACACGAACAGGATAATTCCGGCAACGATCATCAGGGAACCGGATATAGACGGCAGGGTGGAACAACCGTAAATCAATGCAGATAAACCGACCGCATAAATGAACATACCTGTCCAGTCGAATTTTTCCCCTTTGGCTTCGATCCACTCCCCCTTCAGGTAAAGAAGAATACCCAGTAGGGTCAGTAAACCCATTCCGGTAGAAACGAAAAAAATACTGCGCCACCCGAAATAATGCGTCAATATTCCTCCGATAAAAGGTCCCACAGCGATAGAGAAGTAAACGACAGCGGTATTGATTCCCAGTGCTTTTCCCCGTTCATTGGCGGGAAATACAGAAGTGATGATGGCCATACTCACACCGAAAAGCATGGCACTGGCAAAACCCTGAATAAAACGGGCTGCAATCAGGAAATGTCCCGAAGGAGTGAAGGCACAGGCAAGAGAAGATATGGAAAACAAGGAAACACCAATGGTCAGTATCTTTTTACGGCCGAACATATCACCCACTTTTCCCAGAGGGATCTGAAAAATAGCCGATGCCAGTAAAAAAGATGTGATCACCCACCCAAGAGCGACCGCATTCATGGATAGATCCGCTGCAATATGAGGTAAGGCAAGGTTTACCGATGAACCCATAAACGGAACCAAAGAAGCGGAAAGACAGACAACGGTAAGAACAGAATAACGATAGGCTTTAGGACGAGGAGGATTCATGTTATGTTTCTATTAGAATGCGGCAAAGTTACCTCAATAATCGGGAAATGCCATGCAAAATGAATGGCATTTCATGTGAATAAAATTTATTACGCTTCCGCTCCATGAGAACGCTGACGCTAAGTTGATTTTCAATGGTCACATGGAACCTTTAGCTCATCGATTCCACATGAATAATTTAATTTATCGATAATATCCATATATTATTGACTTCGTCGAACTCGTAAACTCGGTTCATCACGTTGGGTGAATAGTGATGTTCATGGATATTTCATCTCTTTATAATTTATTAAGCTATGTTACTCGTGAGATAACTCCACTAAGTTCGGTCCATGAGAACATTGGCGCTAAGTTTATATTTTAAGGTCAGATACCCACCCAAGGATTCAGCGAAGCTATATACGCCATAGATAATCATTACGGTTGATGAACAATAATGTTCATGGATATTTCACTTCCCTAGTCCCAGCCATTAAAATCCACACAATTACCTACATTACAGAAAATTTTCATTTGACAGAACCATCCATCTCCTGTAAGATCGTGTAAAATAAGGCAAAAACAATATCCGGTGAAACCAGACAGTCTTTTCTCAACTGGTCCATATTCGAACGTAAGTCCAGCAATGTTTTATTTGCCACTTTTTCCAACAGATAATCCAATATTTCATCTTTGATCAAAATGCTCTGCCGGATCATCTGTTCCCGGTTGACGGATGTCACTTGAGAGTCTGAAATCCTGAAGTATAGTAAACTTTGCGGCTCTATAAAAAACTTTCCACCCAACCGGGCCGTATCAAACCATAATTTATAGTCCTCGGCGCAAGGATAATCCTGATAGGTTAACCGGTTTTCTTCCAGAAAACGTTTACGGATCATTACCGAAGGATGTGCGATAAAATTTCCTTTTAGCATCTTTAATATGGGTCGTTCAATCAGGTATTCTCCGGTCTTAACCGGTTTCAAAGGAGCACCTCCCGGAACGAACGGTGTCGTCCAGCTAGCGCATACCGTTATTTCCGGCTTTTGCTTCATCCTTTTTAACTGTATCCTTAATCTTTCAATGTGCATCCGGTCATCAGCATCCATCCTGGCAATGTAATCTCCTTTGGAAAGAGACAATCCGCCATTCAGACTCCTGATAAAATGAGGCTCCCTGATTTCCAGCCGAATCCTCGGATCCTGGTATGAACGGAGGATCTCTACAGTCCGATCCGTTGAACCGTCATCCATGATCAATAATTCAAAATCCTCGAACGACTGATGCAAAACACTATCTACTGCTTCCCGGATATATTTCTCCCCGTTCCGGACAGGCATCAATACGGTAATTTCAGGCATAATCAATTCATTTTCTGATACATTTCAACTGTTTCGGCCATCATCTTATCTAAGGTAAACCTCTCTTCATACAGATCCCGGACCTGTCCGCTTAATTGTTCTCTTAATTCCCTCTCTTCCAACAACCGGACAATATTTTTCACAAAAATCCCCTCATCAAGTTTCAAACCGAAATCCCGGTCAAAACCCAAAGGAGTCAGTAAAGCCGTTTTTTCATGCTCAAATATCTCTGCCAGCGCATCTATCTCGGAAACGATCATAGGTACGCCATTCATGGCCATTTCTAAAGCCACATAACTGCATTGTTCATACAACGACGGAATAATGCCCATCGTACACCGGGCATAAAGATGGTACAATTCATCCAGTGTGATCTGCCCAAGAAAATGAATATCCAATTCGCCCGAATAGGTTTTCAGCCTGGTGAAATCCGACTGGGTAACACTTCCGGCCATTCTGACGACAAACCGGTATCCTTTTTCCTTTACATGTACCAAAGCATCCAGCATTTCGAATACGCCCTTCTCCTTACTGATTTTACCTGCATACAGGATTTCCGGAACCGGTTCATCCCTGCTGTTCCTGATGACATCTCTTTTCTCCAGGCCGTTGTAGATAATACTTATCCTATCCCGGTCTACCTGATGGATCTTTACCAGGTAATCCTTCGCAGCTTCCGATAAACAAATAATCCTGTCCGAAAGATCATATCGCACCGTGGAAGTTTCCGTCTCACCAAACAAATCATAGGCCTCATCCAGATATAACTGGTACAGCCGGTTGAAATGATCCGGATGAACGGTTGAACTGTATTTCCAGGGAATACAATGTAAATGGGTGACGGTTTTTCCTCCGAAATGATCTTTCATTTCTTCTGCCAGCTCTGATAAGAATAAATTATGGTACTGAAATATCAAGGGGGGCATTTTTTCCAGATACGGAGCTAATGTTTCAATGATTACTTTAAAGTACTTCTTCCTCCAGAAAGCATCTTTAAACAATAATTTACTTTTGATAAAAGGGATCGTAGCCGTTACCACACCGTCATCGTCCGCAGATACCGTTGAAAACAACCTGGTGGTATCATCCGTGAGAAATACTGTATGGGATTTCAAAAAACCATATGATCCCTTTTGGATACCCCGGGCATACATCTCCAGATACCGGTCTACACCCGTTTTATAACGCGGATATACCATGTGCAGGTGAACAATATTCATCATACGTTAATGCAATAATTCCATCAGATGAGGAGGAAATACACCCCGGTTGATTTCATCCCAATATATATAAAGTAACAATAACCTGCTGATTCCTGAACCAATACTGAAATCCAGCCCGTCGTTTGTCCGGATCAGCGGTACGATCTTCTTCTCCAACCTATCTGTCTCCTGATCCGTTATTGTATCGATGATCCGGCCGGCATCATCCCTGTAATCCATGCTCCGGTCAAAAGAATAAACCCGGTAGATGCTGATCACCATATCTATCCGCTGGCGGAATCCGAATGTGTCATACACCAGGTTTTTCATGCATTCACGGATCATTTTCTTTCCCTGGTCCGGACTTGTATTCCGGTTACCGGTAAGTTCATACAAATAATAATGCAAAGGGAACAAAGGGTAGTCAATAATGCTATCCGCTAAAACCATTTTTTCATGGATTTCGCTGATCTGATCGAATAACAGGTCGGTTTTTCCGGTATGTTCCACTGAATTCAGCATGGATAGCATCCCTGATGAAAGCCGGTAAAATGTCCCGGCATTTTTCGGTACGGTCTCACGGCCGATTTTCCTGAATATATCCAACATATAGGAGACCAGTACGGATTGCCTCGTTTTACGGATCCCGGGAGAATCCAAAGCGGATGTTTCCAGATAAAAATAATCATCGAGATAACGGAGCATTCCCTGCTCATTATATGGAACTTTCCGGATGGTATCAATGACTTCCTGATGCTGAGTAAAAAACAAGTCATCATCCACATTCAGCAATTGATTCCTGATCAGGTACTGCAGGGAAAAATCGATCCCTGCCTTTCCATTGAAAAATCCATTGTCTTTAAAATCATAGGCCAATACCTCCTGAAACAGATCAAAGGCATGGTCTTCAATCGATACATCCTTAAAAAAACGTGCCGACTCAAATAAAGTCAATGCAATACCCGCTTTTCCGGTAGAAAATCCGATTGAATCCGTGGTATACGCATTCTGTAATACCGCGTTGATTAATTTCCTTGCTATTTTTTCCGTCAACAAGGAGTAAATTTTATAAAGTTAATAGATCCGACCATCACTCTTTTCCCATACCGGCAGAGGTTATGATATTTAGAAGCCCACCCGGGTATTCTTCCGTAGGATAGGTAACATCCACATACTCTACATTTGTTGCAGGCGTGTTTCTTAATTTTTTCACCACTTCCAACAGATTACCCCTGACCAAAACCCCGTCGATTTGAACAGTGCTCATATATGATGCATTGGGGGGGATTAATCCCTTTAACAATCCCATCGAATTAATTACTAGCAACATATCATATTCCTTAATAAACATTTCAAGAATATATCTTTGTCCTTTTTGGTAATAGGGAGATCCATTATCAATAATACTAGGAACTTGCAAGGTACTATCCCAGGTAATAATACCAAGGTTTACATTGGCTGCTCCATGCACAGTAACATACCGAGTATCACCACCGAAAGC
This DNA window, taken from Bacteroidales bacterium, encodes the following:
- the trkA gene encoding Trk system potassium transporter TrkA — translated: MRIVVAGAGEVGTHLAKMLSLENHEIVIIDSEEERLQDLSASYDLLTLEGNVTSKSLLLEAGADKADLFVAVTPSDDTNIVSAIIAKKLGAKLTVVRVSDNELISHENRDMFSGLGIDSMVYPEKVATREVTNVLHQAGVTNIVDFSGGRLSMLAVRMEKNAPIVGKSPGEASNIYEMEYRAVAVLREGETIIPHEEFRFKADDLVYVVTNTSGIKSILKHSGQNQGELNQVMILGGSHIGRLIAKELGKRYRIKIFESDREKAYYLSDILHNALIIHGDGTQVDLLLDEGLRNTDVFIAVTGDSEANILSCLLAKNMGVRHTIAEIENLDYINLAEKLGIDTIINKKLIAAAHIYRYTLSGTVSMIKHLARTDAEALEFVASPRSKIIEAPLYDINFPKNAIIGGVIRGKSGFVATGDTHIQPGDHVVVFAMPGAINTVSSFFK
- a CDS encoding insulinase family protein; translated protein: MIEFERFELPNGLRILVHEDNSTPLAAFNLMYDVGSRDEDPNKTGFAHLFEHLMFGGSVHIPDFDGEMQKAGGENNAFTSNDITNYYCTLPAENIETAFWLESDRMLQLDFSERSLEVQRQVVIEEFRQRYLNQPYGDIWLLLRPEAYHVHPYRWPTIGMDIEHIRQATLDDVRSFFYRNYAPKNAVLSVAGNIKTEQVRKLAEKWFSPIERREIPIRNLPQEPVQIDPGTLSVTRNVPTDAIYKVFHIDGLYTPGYYCGDMITDILASGKSARFYQRLVKEKQMFSEINAYITGDADPGLLVVYGKPMPGISLEKSDTAIQIELDELSSTLLPSKEIQKLKNKFESAFILNHTSILNKAINLCRHELIDDASALNKEVETYRSLSEKDIKEYSAKTFRNENSTTLYYQKQAAV
- a CDS encoding MFS transporter, giving the protein MNPPRPKAYRYSVLTVVCLSASLVPFMGSSVNLALPHIAADLSMNAVALGWVITSFLLASAIFQIPLGKVGDMFGRKKILTIGVSLFSISSLACAFTPSGHFLIAARFIQGFASAMLFGVSMAIITSVFPANERGKALGINTAVVYFSIAVGPFIGGILTHYFGWRSIFFVSTGMGLLTLLGILLYLKGEWIEAKGEKFDWTGMFIYAVGLSALIYGCSTLPSISGSLMIVAGIILFVFFTHYEKRRDTPMFNMNMFLSNRVFRMSSFAALINYAATFAIGFMLSLYLQYIKGFDAQKAGFILIAQPIIQTIISPLAGRWSDKVNAGKIATLGMAVIVLCLLAMLFLQPDTHIGYLILILLFLGVGFGLFSSPNVNVIMGSVETRFLGMASATTGTMRLTGQSISMGITMMMISIFIGKTQITADVYPLFMKCLRYTFGILTVVCALGVYTSLVRSNPSTGK
- a CDS encoding glycosyltransferase, which produces MPEITVLMPVRNGEKYIREAVDSVLHQSFEDFELLIMDDGSTDRTVEILRSYQDPRIRLEIREPHFIRSLNGGLSLSKGDYIARMDADDRMHIERLRIQLKRMKQKPEITVCASWTTPFVPGGAPLKPVKTGEYLIERPILKMLKGNFIAHPSVMIRKRFLEENRLTYQDYPCAEDYKLWFDTARLGGKFFIEPQSLLYFRISDSQVTSVNREQMIRQSILIKDEILDYLLEKVANKTLLDLRSNMDQLRKDCLVSPDIVFALFYTILQEMDGSVK
- a CDS encoding glycosyltransferase family 4 protein, whose amino-acid sequence is MMNIVHLHMVYPRYKTGVDRYLEMYARGIQKGSYGFLKSHTVFLTDDTTRLFSTVSADDDGVVTATIPFIKSKLLFKDAFWRKKYFKVIIETLAPYLEKMPPLIFQYHNLFLSELAEEMKDHFGGKTVTHLHCIPWKYSSTVHPDHFNRLYQLYLDEAYDLFGETETSTVRYDLSDRIICLSEAAKDYLVKIHQVDRDRISIIYNGLEKRDVIRNSRDEPVPEILYAGKISKEKGVFEMLDALVHVKEKGYRFVVRMAGSVTQSDFTRLKTYSGELDIHFLGQITLDELYHLYARCTMGIIPSLYEQCSYVALEMAMNGVPMIVSEIDALAEIFEHEKTALLTPLGFDRDFGLKLDEGIFVKNIVRLLEERELREQLSGQVRDLYEERFTLDKMMAETVEMYQKMN